Proteins from one Bacteriovorax sp. BAL6_X genomic window:
- a CDS encoding MgtC/SapB family protein: protein MYIEFIGEQPVYISMGIKVVSSIFLGGFIGYDREQKMKSAGIKTNMLICLGAATYTSLSVLTMSEHMGTVADPNRMAAQIVSGIGFLGAGAIIQGRGNVVGMTTAATVWVVAAIGMTVGFGYPVIAALITVSLFAVLRLINPVYRMLESDKAKQNYYIEVLSNGRNRGHVKEILYSRVEDIEIVSEEVLDAVSDERLLTLNVQLHPRWVAPIKREIKTLIRVNKVEFHQRDRDIL, encoded by the coding sequence ATGTATATTGAATTCATTGGAGAGCAACCAGTTTATATTTCGATGGGCATCAAAGTTGTTAGCTCAATCTTTCTAGGTGGCTTTATTGGATATGACCGTGAGCAGAAGATGAAGTCTGCTGGAATAAAGACAAATATGCTCATCTGCCTTGGGGCAGCGACATATACTTCTCTTAGTGTTTTGACCATGAGTGAGCATATGGGGACTGTGGCCGACCCCAATAGAATGGCCGCACAAATTGTAAGTGGGATAGGTTTCTTAGGTGCGGGTGCTATCATTCAAGGCCGTGGTAATGTTGTTGGAATGACGACTGCTGCAACTGTTTGGGTCGTTGCTGCTATTGGGATGACTGTTGGTTTTGGCTACCCTGTCATTGCTGCTTTGATTACAGTTTCTCTCTTTGCCGTACTGCGCTTGATTAACCCTGTTTATCGTATGCTTGAGTCGGATAAGGCAAAGCAAAATTACTATATTGAAGTACTTTCAAATGGCCGAAACCGTGGCCATGTTAAAGAAATTCTTTACTCTAGAGTAGAGGATATTGAGATAGTAAGTGAAGAAGTTCTCGATGCAGTTTCGGATGAAAGACTCCTAACTCTTAATGTTCAGCTACACCCACGTTGGGTTGCACCAATTAAGCGTGAAATTAAGACACTAATTCGTGTAAATAAGGTTGAATTTCATCAAAGAGATCGCGATATTTTATAA
- a CDS encoding phosphatase domain-containing protein yields MKRAKAVNFLAIQTNNYLNIKADFTMSENLYSKNKDFEKFEARFPIQAYKLLRAYEFEIKVVALDHNNKELFTKNLETDSYGGLLAKIPLPKNCKDCLAKIEAYEISKYPGLELHLGTFIPLKITDNRKIIICDFDKTLVETKYSKPSEIYDSLTSPLKNYPTLDNSVKLLKSYIEMGYHPFILSASPHFYEDAIRDWLYANEIFTAGIFLKDYRRILSILENDLTPKDIKTQGIYKLGHLLDIVNMTDIPSSVVLMGDNFESDPLIYLTFSELMSGRVEPRQLWNELKRVEDFKVTARQNGLFLNKIFQIKDNVKHHGLDKEVKIYIRKKGNESQLNIRAPFNSYHGKIELYDGNLLNEDSKKQIEAQAPTE; encoded by the coding sequence TTGAAAAGGGCCAAGGCCGTAAATTTTTTAGCAATTCAAACGAATAACTACCTTAATATCAAGGCAGACTTCACAATGAGTGAAAACCTGTATTCGAAGAATAAGGATTTTGAAAAATTTGAAGCACGTTTTCCTATTCAAGCATATAAGTTACTTAGGGCCTATGAATTCGAAATCAAAGTAGTGGCCCTTGATCACAATAATAAGGAATTATTCACAAAGAACCTAGAAACAGATTCATATGGTGGCCTACTTGCCAAAATTCCTCTTCCTAAAAACTGTAAAGATTGCTTAGCAAAGATTGAGGCCTACGAGATTTCAAAATACCCAGGTCTTGAATTACACCTTGGGACATTTATCCCATTAAAAATTACGGATAATCGCAAGATCATTATTTGTGACTTTGATAAAACATTAGTTGAAACAAAGTACTCTAAGCCTAGTGAAATCTACGATTCTCTTACGAGTCCTCTTAAGAACTATCCAACACTAGACAATTCTGTAAAGCTTTTAAAATCATATATTGAAATGGGCTACCACCCATTTATTCTATCTGCATCTCCACACTTTTATGAAGATGCAATTCGCGATTGGCTTTACGCTAATGAGATTTTTACGGCAGGTATCTTTTTAAAAGACTATCGTCGTATTCTTTCGATCTTAGAAAATGATTTAACTCCAAAAGATATCAAGACACAAGGAATCTATAAACTTGGCCACCTCCTTGATATTGTAAATATGACAGATATTCCATCTTCAGTTGTTTTAATGGGTGATAATTTTGAGTCTGATCCACTAATCTATTTAACATTTTCGGAACTAATGTCCGGACGAGTGGAACCAAGACAACTATGGAATGAGCTAAAACGCGTAGAAGACTTTAAGGTTACGGCCCGTCAAAACGGACTCTTCTTAAATAAAATTTTCCAAATCAAAGATAACGTCAAACACCACGGACTTGATAAAGAAGTAAAAATCTACATAAGAAAGAAAGGTAATGAGTCACAACTTAATATTCGTGCTCCATTTAATTCTTATCATGGAAAGATTGAGTTATATGACGGAAACCTTCTTAATGAAGATTCTAAGAAGCAAATAGAAGCTCAGGCGCCCACAGAATAA
- a CDS encoding Hsp20 family protein: MRIEDSNQFAKQNLKLKNERERLIKDKKQEIESIRKNYNQMANDQRVIGEEKLDSVRDQNQVAIIESLNNKEARLNDIKESLEKTGQQFAKQEDFAKLQADANIDSIRDNYQQQLEYVHQRGRDELEDTTNTVNDLANKIKYDNEEFIIDETAKAKNLANEISVRNDGFIQRINKQFDQRVQKLSKENSTTVKDLEKEQRKEVSKLKSDHYQKLTQTDAFQQNELKSQKAFHEDTVKSRKDAFEQKYAALQKEHQGLMGRLKTKIDQELNTLKNYYTKAKETIQDRGQDSFYNITKLEPTIKSDQNYYYFSIEVPKHEQETIHINAQERGITVTQNRKFDQRVEENGSTFKSKRSESLVKQFDIPEILDGRKVSRNYDEQTSTLTYRIAKR, encoded by the coding sequence ATGAGAATTGAAGATAGCAACCAATTTGCGAAACAGAATCTAAAGCTTAAAAATGAGCGCGAGCGTCTTATTAAAGATAAGAAACAAGAGATTGAGTCAATCCGCAAAAATTATAATCAAATGGCAAATGACCAAAGAGTTATCGGTGAAGAAAAACTCGATTCAGTACGCGATCAGAATCAAGTTGCTATAATCGAGTCACTCAATAATAAAGAGGCAAGACTCAATGATATCAAAGAGAGTCTTGAAAAAACAGGCCAGCAATTTGCCAAGCAAGAGGATTTTGCCAAACTTCAAGCTGATGCAAATATTGACTCCATAAGAGACAATTATCAACAGCAATTAGAGTATGTTCATCAAAGAGGACGCGATGAACTTGAAGACACAACTAATACCGTTAATGATCTGGCCAATAAGATAAAATATGACAATGAAGAATTCATTATTGATGAGACGGCAAAGGCTAAGAACCTTGCAAATGAGATCTCAGTTCGAAATGATGGTTTTATTCAACGTATAAATAAGCAATTTGATCAACGTGTTCAAAAGCTCTCTAAAGAAAATTCAACAACTGTGAAAGATCTTGAAAAAGAGCAACGCAAAGAGGTGTCTAAGCTAAAGAGTGATCATTATCAAAAGCTAACACAAACAGATGCCTTCCAACAAAATGAGCTTAAATCACAAAAGGCATTCCATGAAGATACAGTTAAAAGTAGAAAGGATGCTTTTGAGCAAAAGTATGCGGCCCTTCAAAAAGAACATCAAGGGCTTATGGGAAGACTTAAAACAAAAATAGATCAAGAGCTTAATACTCTTAAGAACTACTATACAAAGGCCAAGGAAACGATTCAAGATAGAGGACAAGATAGCTTCTATAATATTACAAAGTTAGAGCCTACTATCAAGAGTGATCAAAACTATTATTATTTTTCAATTGAAGTGCCTAAGCACGAACAAGAAACTATCCATATCAATGCTCAAGAACGTGGTATTACAGTTACACAAAACAGAAAGTTTGATCAAAGAGTTGAAGAAAACGGTAGTACATTTAAGTCAAAACGTTCAGAAAGCCTTGTGAAACAATTTGATATCCCTGAAATTCTTGATGGAAGAAAGGTAAGTCGAAATTATGATGAACAAACTTCGACTCTTACCTATCGTATTGCAAAAAGATAA